In Lysobacter luteus, a single window of DNA contains:
- a CDS encoding Csu type fimbrial protein, which yields MSNLAFGNASTTTASITYKCETDTFPSAADTAVLQMCFAIGEGRSPGSTVAQRSMNDGVDKLYFNVSKDPGAPSNDWGNTPGTYKRVAIEVPLSASGFLGLRRTGSATGNVTVYGRIPSRLGAAAGTYTNEFQAGDTTLMYRYNDTLFGSGDPVDCQSGGAPGVPDAFPFKATAAVLGSCSVVTASNMNFTPGGMPLSGTSTGNLASSSTIGLTCTNRTAWQVGLDEGLYPSAGVRRMCNTDGACLSYQLTQPDGATPWGDDLDVNTVVGISEGSRQSLTVHGRVNDQPLTQAGRYSDTVKVILTY from the coding sequence ATGTCCAATCTGGCATTCGGCAATGCGAGTACGACTACGGCGTCGATCACTTATAAATGCGAGACCGACACCTTCCCGTCAGCCGCGGACACGGCGGTCTTGCAAATGTGCTTCGCCATCGGAGAAGGCAGGTCTCCTGGAAGCACAGTGGCCCAACGGAGCATGAATGACGGGGTGGACAAGCTGTATTTCAATGTTTCAAAGGATCCGGGCGCGCCTTCGAACGATTGGGGCAACACGCCAGGAACCTACAAGAGGGTGGCGATTGAAGTTCCTCTGTCCGCATCGGGGTTTCTGGGGTTGCGGAGAACTGGTTCCGCTACAGGCAACGTTACGGTTTATGGCCGCATTCCCTCGCGACTCGGCGCAGCAGCAGGCACTTATACGAACGAGTTCCAGGCAGGCGATACAACCCTGATGTATCGCTACAACGACACGCTTTTCGGATCTGGCGACCCGGTGGACTGCCAGAGTGGTGGCGCGCCGGGCGTGCCCGACGCATTCCCATTCAAGGCGACTGCCGCGGTCCTAGGCAGTTGCTCGGTCGTCACCGCGAGCAACATGAACTTCACGCCTGGCGGAATGCCGTTGTCGGGCACGAGTACCGGCAATCTCGCCAGTAGTTCAACCATTGGACTCACCTGCACCAACCGAACCGCCTGGCAGGTGGGGCTGGATGAAGGGCTGTACCCGAGCGCCGGCGTTCGGCGCATGTGCAACACCGACGGGGCCTGCCTCAGCTACCAACTTACCCAGCCCGATGGTGCCACCCCGTGGGGCGACGACCTCGACGTCAACACCGTCGTTGGCATCAGCGAAGGCAGCCGACAGTCTCTGACCGTCCATGGTCGGGTCAACGACCAGCCCCTTACCCAGGCTGGCCGCTACAGCGATACCGTCAAGGTCATCCTGACGTACTGA
- the rpsB gene encoding 30S ribosomal protein S2, with the protein MPQITMRQMLEAGVHFGHQTRYWNPKMGPYIFGARGKIHIINLEKTVPLFNDAMNFISGIAQKRGMILFLGTKRSAREAIKEEAERCGMPYMNQRWLGGTLTNFATVKKSVSRLKELEAAETDGTFEKLVKHEVLGLRRERDKKEASLGGIKEMNRLPDALFVIDIGHEDIAIKEARKLGIPVVAVVDTNYDPALVDYAIPGNDDAIRAVQLYARAAADAVLEGKAAAPQAASVREEDFNAEGEAGDKPRRAPAKKAAPKKEAAKAEDKPAEGESAEAPAAE; encoded by the coding sequence ATGCCCCAGATCACCATGCGCCAGATGCTGGAAGCCGGCGTCCACTTCGGCCACCAGACCCGTTACTGGAACCCGAAGATGGGCCCGTACATCTTCGGCGCCCGCGGCAAGATCCACATCATCAACCTCGAGAAGACCGTTCCGCTGTTCAACGACGCGATGAACTTCATCTCGGGCATCGCCCAGAAGCGCGGCATGATCCTGTTCCTGGGCACCAAGCGCAGCGCGCGCGAGGCGATCAAGGAAGAGGCCGAGCGTTGCGGCATGCCGTACATGAACCAGCGTTGGCTCGGCGGCACCCTGACCAACTTCGCCACGGTCAAGAAGTCGGTGTCGCGCCTGAAGGAGCTGGAAGCGGCCGAGACCGACGGCACCTTCGAGAAGCTGGTCAAGCACGAAGTGCTGGGCCTGCGTCGCGAGCGCGACAAGAAGGAAGCCTCGCTGGGCGGCATCAAGGAGATGAACCGCCTGCCCGACGCGCTGTTCGTGATCGACATCGGCCACGAAGACATCGCGATCAAGGAAGCCCGCAAGCTCGGGATCCCGGTCGTGGCGGTGGTCGACACCAACTACGACCCGGCCCTGGTCGACTACGCGATCCCGGGTAACGACGACGCCATCCGGGCCGTCCAGCTGTACGCCCGTGCCGCCGCCGACGCCGTGCTGGAAGGCAAGGCCGCCGCGCCGCAGGCGGCCAGCGTCCGCGAGGAAGACTTCAACGCCGAAGGCGAAGCCGGCGACAAGCCGCGCCGCGCCCCGGCCAAGAAGGCCGCCCCGAAGAAGGAAGCCGCCAAGGCCGAGGACAAGCCCGCCGAGGGTGAGTCGGCTGAAGCACCGGCCGCCGAGTAA
- the tsf gene encoding translation elongation factor Ts, whose protein sequence is MAEITASLVKELRERTGAGMMECKKALTENNGDVEASAEWLRKQGLAKADKKASRVTAEGRIVSAQADGKAVLVEINSETDFVAKDTNFLAFTEAAADAALGAADIDALKSTKLSSGDTVEEARSALIAKVGENVQVRRMARIDSSNTVAAYVHGGRIGVLVELKGASDELARGIAMHVAAMNPPYISPAHVPTDFVAKEKEIALAQVKDTGKPAEILEKMVSGKVAKTVNEICLTGQPYVLDTNQSVEQALKAGGAEVISFVRLAVGEGIEKQTDDFASEVMKQAGLA, encoded by the coding sequence ATGGCAGAGATCACCGCTTCCCTGGTCAAGGAACTGCGCGAGCGCACCGGCGCCGGCATGATGGAGTGCAAGAAGGCGCTCACCGAGAACAACGGCGACGTCGAAGCGTCGGCCGAGTGGCTGCGCAAGCAGGGCCTGGCCAAGGCTGACAAGAAGGCCAGCCGCGTCACCGCCGAGGGTCGCATCGTCTCCGCGCAGGCCGACGGCAAGGCCGTGCTGGTCGAGATCAACTCCGAGACCGACTTCGTCGCCAAGGACACCAACTTCCTGGCCTTCACCGAAGCCGCTGCCGACGCCGCCCTGGGCGCCGCCGACATCGACGCACTGAAGTCCACCAAGCTGTCGTCCGGCGACACCGTCGAGGAGGCCCGCTCGGCCCTGATCGCCAAGGTCGGCGAGAACGTGCAGGTCCGCCGCATGGCCCGCATCGACAGCAGCAACACCGTGGCGGCCTACGTCCACGGCGGCCGCATCGGCGTGCTGGTCGAGCTGAAGGGCGCGAGCGACGAGCTGGCCCGCGGCATCGCGATGCACGTGGCGGCGATGAACCCGCCGTACATCTCGCCGGCACACGTCCCCACCGATTTCGTCGCGAAGGAGAAGGAAATCGCCCTCGCCCAGGTCAAGGACACCGGCAAGCCGGCCGAGATCCTGGAGAAGATGGTGTCGGGCAAGGTCGCCAAGACGGTCAACGAGATCTGCCTGACCGGCCAGCCGTACGTGCTGGACACCAACCAGAGCGTTGAGCAGGCCCTGAAGGCCGGCGGCGCCGAGGTCATCAGCTTCGTCCGCCTCGCCGTCGGCGAAGGCATCGAGAAGCAGACCGACGACTTCGCGTCGGAAGTGATGAAGCAGGCCGGCCTGGCGTAA
- a CDS encoding TonB-dependent receptor, which yields MSKPTFNRALRRSALTVALGVCFASGVAHAQSNAAGSIFGSTGEPGTVVVIQNVDTGLTRQITADANGRYSATALPTGEYTVSLQRDGQVLATKEDVQVTLGGGREVSFSAGGAADGSATDLDRIVVTGTAASFIDVSSTDTRTTFTAQQLEKLPVGRSIESVALLAPGVVQADSRYPGTASFGGSAASENAFYINGYAVTNPLTNLGSTSLPFDGISQMQVITGGYGAEFGRATGGVVNIVTERGGNEWKFGGLMTYRPASLRADYENILYPDNGTPNDGLIYQKREEIEVNSWSYGMYASGPLIKDRLFMYVGGEMEEQDQSSVLARPGGATNGYRDSHYEIPRWLAKIDWNITDNHIVELTAVSDITKQTVDYFPYTYTPGTDETIRGYEKTGGYFYEDGGELYVGKYTGYLTDSLTLTAMYGTQKQDHIAVPFGYDPSVVYVSDSRSVADPVQRGTYAQLAFPDAFDETEGFRVDLEWQVGSHSLRVGYDRQDSTSRAGEVTSGPAGYRWIYSSCGPGAAGEPIQGGGGAVCPGGSGDYVSQYRYANGGTFSVDQSAYYLEDRWQVTDNWLLTLGLRNEAFENFNADGEVYAEQKDQWAPRLGASWDVFGDASLKLFANAGRYHLAMPNNVALRGAAGSLYTNEYFAFTGIDPVTGAPIGLTPLGDGPYSSNREYGQAPHPDSVTAKGLDSHYQDEFVLGFEKRLTDQINVGARYVHRDLKAAIDDMCDYRPAYNWAIARGMSEEMADQLGNELASCRLFNPGEDNTFMLDDGSGNLVEVALTAEELGFPKLKRMYQGIDFFVERPFDGTWYGRIDYTLSRNYGNAEGQLKSDVGQGDVSQTMDWDHPELMEYANGYLPNDRRHYIKGYGFYQLTPEWRFSATATFQSGRPKNCTGYYPNNSPEDEEFIEFYSYGGPYYHFCNGEPVPRGTSGRLPWTNKLDLGVAYAPNWADNALEFSLDVFNVFDEQEAQSIVEYGELGGPGVPYAHSNRVLSYSTPRSVRFALRYDF from the coding sequence GCGGACGCCAACGGCCGCTACAGTGCGACCGCGCTTCCCACCGGTGAGTACACCGTCTCCCTGCAGCGCGACGGCCAAGTGCTGGCCACCAAGGAAGACGTCCAGGTCACCCTGGGTGGTGGCCGCGAGGTGTCGTTCTCCGCAGGCGGTGCCGCGGACGGCTCGGCGACCGACCTTGACCGTATCGTCGTGACCGGCACGGCAGCGTCGTTCATCGACGTCTCCTCGACCGATACGCGCACCACGTTCACCGCACAGCAGCTCGAGAAGCTGCCGGTCGGTCGCAGCATCGAGTCGGTGGCGCTGCTCGCGCCGGGCGTTGTCCAGGCGGACTCCCGCTACCCGGGTACGGCGTCCTTCGGCGGCTCGGCCGCGTCCGAGAACGCGTTCTACATCAACGGTTACGCGGTCACCAACCCGCTCACCAACCTCGGCTCCACCAGCCTGCCGTTTGACGGCATCAGCCAGATGCAGGTCATCACCGGCGGCTACGGCGCCGAGTTCGGCCGTGCGACCGGCGGAGTGGTCAACATCGTGACCGAGCGCGGCGGCAACGAGTGGAAGTTCGGCGGCCTGATGACCTACCGGCCCGCCAGCCTGCGTGCCGACTACGAGAACATCCTCTATCCCGACAATGGGACTCCCAACGACGGCCTGATCTACCAGAAGCGTGAGGAGATCGAAGTCAACTCGTGGAGCTACGGCATGTACGCCAGTGGCCCGTTGATCAAGGACCGCCTGTTCATGTATGTCGGCGGCGAGATGGAGGAGCAGGACCAGTCCAGCGTGCTCGCCCGGCCGGGTGGTGCCACCAACGGCTATCGCGACTCCCACTACGAGATTCCGCGCTGGCTGGCCAAGATCGACTGGAACATCACCGACAACCACATCGTCGAGCTGACCGCCGTCTCCGACATCACCAAGCAGACGGTGGATTACTTCCCGTACACCTACACCCCGGGCACCGACGAGACCATCCGTGGCTACGAGAAGACCGGTGGCTACTTCTACGAGGACGGCGGCGAGCTGTACGTCGGCAAGTACACCGGTTACCTGACCGATTCGCTGACCCTGACGGCCATGTACGGCACGCAGAAACAGGATCACATCGCGGTTCCGTTCGGCTATGACCCCAGCGTCGTCTACGTGAGCGATTCGCGGTCGGTGGCCGATCCGGTCCAGCGCGGCACCTATGCGCAGCTCGCGTTCCCGGATGCCTTCGACGAGACCGAGGGCTTCCGCGTAGATCTGGAGTGGCAGGTCGGCAGCCATTCGCTGCGCGTCGGCTATGACCGCCAGGACTCGACCTCGCGCGCTGGCGAAGTGACCTCCGGCCCGGCCGGCTACCGCTGGATCTACAGCTCCTGCGGACCGGGTGCCGCCGGCGAGCCGATCCAGGGTGGCGGCGGCGCCGTGTGCCCGGGTGGCAGCGGCGACTACGTGTCGCAGTACCGGTACGCGAACGGTGGCACCTTCTCGGTCGACCAGTCGGCGTACTACCTGGAAGACCGCTGGCAGGTCACCGACAACTGGCTGCTGACGCTGGGCCTGCGCAACGAGGCGTTCGAGAACTTCAACGCCGACGGCGAGGTGTATGCCGAGCAGAAGGACCAGTGGGCGCCGCGCCTGGGCGCGAGCTGGGACGTCTTCGGGGACGCTTCGCTCAAGCTGTTTGCCAATGCCGGTCGCTACCACCTGGCCATGCCCAACAACGTGGCGCTGCGCGGCGCGGCAGGTTCGCTCTACACCAACGAGTACTTCGCCTTCACCGGCATCGACCCGGTCACCGGTGCGCCGATCGGCCTGACTCCGCTGGGTGATGGTCCGTACTCGTCGAACCGCGAGTATGGCCAGGCGCCGCACCCGGATTCGGTGACCGCCAAGGGCCTGGACTCGCACTACCAGGACGAGTTCGTGCTGGGCTTCGAGAAGCGCCTGACCGACCAGATCAACGTGGGTGCGCGTTACGTGCATCGCGATCTGAAGGCCGCCATCGATGACATGTGCGACTACCGTCCGGCCTACAACTGGGCGATCGCCCGCGGCATGTCCGAGGAAATGGCCGACCAGCTGGGCAACGAGCTGGCGTCCTGCCGCCTGTTCAACCCGGGCGAGGACAACACGTTCATGCTCGATGACGGCAGCGGCAACCTCGTCGAGGTGGCCCTCACCGCCGAAGAGCTGGGCTTCCCGAAGCTGAAGCGCATGTACCAGGGCATCGACTTCTTCGTCGAGCGTCCGTTCGACGGCACCTGGTACGGCCGCATCGACTACACCCTGTCGCGCAACTACGGCAACGCCGAAGGCCAGCTGAAGTCCGACGTCGGCCAGGGCGACGTGTCCCAGACGATGGACTGGGATCACCCGGAGCTGATGGAGTACGCCAACGGCTACCTGCCCAACGACCGGCGCCACTACATCAAGGGCTATGGCTTCTACCAGCTGACCCCGGAATGGCGTTTCTCGGCCACCGCGACCTTCCAGTCCGGCCGTCCGAAGAACTGCACCGGTTACTACCCGAACAACTCGCCGGAAGACGAGGAGTTCATCGAGTTCTACTCCTACGGTGGTCCGTACTACCACTTCTGCAACGGCGAGCCGGTGCCGCGTGGCACCAGCGGCCGGTTGCCGTGGACCAACAAGCTCGACCTCGGCGTCGCGTATGCCCCGAACTGGGCGGACAACGCGCTGGAGTTCTCGCTTGACGTGTTCAACGTGTTCGACGAGCAGGAAGCGCAGAGCATCGTCGAGTACGGCGAGCTGGGTGGCCCCGGCGTGCCGTACGCACACAGCAATCGGGTCCTGAGCTACTCGACCCCGCGCAGCGTGCGGTTTGCCCTGCGGTACGACTTCTAA